One genomic segment of Desulfomicrobium sp. ZS1 includes these proteins:
- a CDS encoding transposase, whose amino-acid sequence MQTTNNAIDLQLIKNECESRIDSFFSQFGIATIARNSSIKKARGYSALTILLNIFVLPFIGKNIYRSIVINPKSDVGKDAIYEFMRSSNFGWRRFLLKLAFGVHEFIDGLTSKDRESVLILDDSTIERPRSKKVELLAKVHDHTTGRFLKGFKLLTLAWSDGSTLLPLDFALRSSANKKQRYQEVSKDLDKRSCGARRRQEAVTKSTELVEPMIVRALKAGIKAKYLLMDSWFAMPTLISDVCKHIPVICMVKRTPKIHYIFERQKMDVTQIYSQIRKRRGRAKILANAQVEFKDGLKAKLVFVRNKHKRDWLALLTTNVTLADEDVVRIYGKRWDIEVFFRTAKQHLELEKGCQSRDFDALIAHTTIVMTRYIFLSIEKRRTEDPRTLGLLFHRCCEEAEDCNLVKALCQILGITLENLKKLGEAQSQAERILLKAFQEGMRSLGHNFDYIFNEQRLLAANG is encoded by the coding sequence ATGCAAACTACAAATAATGCCATCGATTTGCAACTCATTAAAAACGAATGTGAGAGCAGAATCGATTCGTTTTTCAGTCAGTTCGGAATTGCGACCATTGCGCGAAATTCAAGTATCAAGAAAGCAAGAGGATATTCTGCTTTGACTATTCTTCTGAACATTTTTGTTCTTCCGTTCATCGGAAAGAATATCTATCGAAGCATCGTCATCAATCCTAAAAGTGATGTCGGAAAAGATGCCATCTATGAGTTTATGCGCTCAAGCAATTTCGGTTGGAGAAGATTCTTGCTCAAACTGGCCTTTGGCGTTCATGAATTCATAGACGGGTTGACCAGCAAAGATCGCGAATCCGTGCTTATTCTTGATGATTCCACCATTGAGCGTCCCAGATCGAAGAAGGTTGAACTGTTGGCGAAGGTTCACGACCATACGACCGGGCGATTCCTCAAAGGCTTCAAGTTGCTCACGCTGGCCTGGTCCGATGGATCAACCCTTTTACCTCTGGACTTTGCGCTGCGCTCTTCTGCGAACAAAAAGCAACGATACCAAGAAGTTTCCAAAGACCTTGATAAAAGATCATGCGGTGCGCGGCGGCGTCAGGAGGCTGTGACCAAATCGACAGAACTGGTTGAACCCATGATTGTGCGTGCGCTGAAGGCCGGCATCAAGGCCAAGTACCTCCTCATGGACAGTTGGTTCGCCATGCCCACCCTGATCTCCGACGTGTGCAAGCACATCCCCGTCATCTGCATGGTCAAACGCACGCCAAAGATCCACTACATCTTCGAAAGACAGAAGATGGACGTGACGCAGATTTACAGCCAGATCCGCAAACGTCGAGGCAGAGCCAAGATCCTTGCCAATGCCCAAGTCGAGTTCAAGGATGGCCTCAAAGCCAAGCTCGTCTTCGTACGCAACAAGCACAAGAGAGACTGGCTGGCCTTGCTTACCACGAACGTCACCCTTGCCGATGAAGACGTAGTCCGCATTTACGGCAAGCGCTGGGACATCGAGGTATTCTTCCGCACGGCCAAGCAGCATCTGGAACTGGAGAAAGGCTGCCAAAGCCGGGACTTCGATGCCCTCATCGCCCACACGACCATCGTGATGACCAGATACATCTTTCTCAGCATCGAAAAACGCAGGACGGAAGATCCAAGAACCCTCGGCCTGCTGTTTCATCGTTGCTGTGAGGAGGCCGAGGACTGCAATCTCGTCAAGGCACTGTGCCAAATCCTAGGCATCACCTTGGAAAACCTAAAGAAACTTGGCGAAGCTCAGAGCCAGGCAGAGCGCATACTGCTTAAGGCTTTTCAAGAAGGAATGCGTAGTTTGGGGCACAATTTCGATTATATTTTCAATGAACAAAGGTTGTTAGCTGCTAATGGCTAA
- a CDS encoding glycosyltransferase: MQHFLPQNRILWVNTIGMRLPRLTTYDVKRAVEKIVSWTVPASGSEQTLPDGLRVIAPVMIPFSTVPVVRAFNRWSVTRSVQAAMREWGMRDPVLLTTQPLASEFVGRLGESAVVYYCVDDFANWPDMNIPELVQTMEEKLLDQAELVVAVSDLLVRTRPARKGKTRLLTHGVDLEHFRRARTVAGRAAVDGPRTSPVIGFFGLLDNRMDWNLVLRLVERHPEWTFVFIGNAQVSLGELTRFGNFRHVPAVPYEELPGHAAAFDVAILPYVVDMSTAGISPLKLKEYLALDIPVVTTPLPGVMEFREILYMAAGTEEFDAAIMGALQTGTKQHQSDWIEREAWVTKAEILSRWIDSLLLQKRGVA, from the coding sequence ATGCAGCATTTTCTGCCTCAGAACAGGATACTCTGGGTCAACACCATCGGCATGCGGTTGCCGCGTCTGACAACGTACGACGTGAAGAGAGCCGTTGAAAAGATCGTTTCCTGGACTGTGCCAGCATCGGGCAGTGAGCAGACCTTGCCGGACGGCTTGCGGGTGATTGCGCCCGTGATGATTCCTTTCAGCACAGTTCCGGTGGTGCGGGCCTTTAACCGGTGGAGCGTGACTCGCTCGGTCCAAGCCGCCATGCGGGAATGGGGAATGCGCGATCCGGTGCTGCTGACAACGCAGCCCCTTGCCTCCGAATTTGTCGGAAGGCTCGGCGAGAGCGCCGTGGTCTACTATTGTGTAGACGATTTCGCCAACTGGCCGGACATGAACATTCCGGAGCTTGTGCAGACCATGGAAGAAAAACTGCTTGATCAGGCGGAGTTGGTTGTCGCGGTTTCGGATCTTTTGGTGCGAACACGCCCGGCGCGCAAAGGTAAAACGCGGCTTTTAACCCATGGCGTTGATCTGGAGCATTTTCGACGGGCGAGGACGGTTGCGGGTAGGGCGGCGGTCGATGGCCCCAGGACCTCTCCCGTGATCGGCTTTTTCGGCCTGCTCGACAACCGCATGGACTGGAATCTTGTTTTGCGTCTGGTTGAAAGGCATCCCGAGTGGACCTTTGTCTTCATCGGCAACGCTCAAGTTTCCCTCGGGGAATTGACTCGTTTTGGAAACTTCCGGCACGTTCCGGCGGTTCCCTATGAAGAGCTTCCGGGTCATGCCGCCGCCTTCGATGTGGCCATTCTCCCCTATGTCGTTGACATGAGCACGGCGGGAATCAGCCCGCTCAAGCTGAAGGAATACTTGGCACTGGATATTCCGGTCGTAACCACCCCGCTGCCGGGAGTGATGGAGTTTAGGGAAATTTTGTACATGGCTGCGGGAACGGAGGAATTTGACGCGGCGATCATGGGTGCGCTGCAGACAGGTACGAAACAGCATCAGTCAGATTGGATCGAACGCGAGGCGTGGGTGACAAAGGCCGAAATCCTCTCCAGATGGATCGATTCCCTCTTGCTTCAGAAAAGGGGCGTTGCATGA
- a CDS encoding glycosyltransferase family 4 protein, producing MKPRVFIAMASTILGGPGKGLVQFFKNGGLESCYPLCITYVIGHNGSKTDFTHAIENAGVRVVPLRQKLTLDPCLISQSLRIVRSERCNLLQSHGYKSHVLCAALHWRTGLPWIAFVHGWTSENMKMRMYHCLEKTLVHFATRVVAVSDSISRRLAFVSADKIRVIPNAVDPAEVNIENSGRNVRASLDIPPQALVVGVVGRFSPEKGQTYFLRALASVRERFPHLIGILVGDGQDRQALEAEVASLGLSGAIHFAGHVTDVAEYYRAMDLVVMPSLSEGMPNVALEAMLFGKALVATRVGGIPEVVLDGITGLIVEPKNPYQLALAMCSLFENRALLESHGRAGRQRVLVEFSPALRTRRILDLYQEVLAVRSAM from the coding sequence ATGAAACCCAGGGTTTTTATCGCGATGGCCTCAACTATATTAGGGGGGCCGGGTAAGGGCCTTGTGCAGTTTTTTAAGAACGGCGGGTTGGAATCTTGTTACCCTCTATGCATCACTTATGTGATAGGTCACAATGGTAGTAAAACTGATTTTACCCACGCCATTGAAAACGCGGGAGTCAGGGTCGTTCCTTTACGCCAGAAGCTCACTTTAGATCCGTGCTTGATCAGTCAATCCTTGCGGATCGTGCGCAGTGAGCGATGCAACCTGCTTCAGTCGCACGGGTACAAAAGCCATGTGCTGTGCGCGGCGCTGCATTGGCGCACGGGTCTCCCCTGGATAGCTTTCGTCCATGGTTGGACCTCTGAAAACATGAAGATGCGAATGTACCACTGCCTCGAAAAGACACTGGTGCATTTTGCCACGAGGGTAGTGGCAGTTTCAGATTCTATCAGTCGAAGGCTGGCTTTCGTGTCTGCGGATAAGATCCGGGTGATTCCCAACGCTGTCGATCCCGCTGAGGTAAATATTGAAAATTCGGGGCGTAACGTGAGGGCTTCCCTCGACATACCTCCGCAGGCCCTTGTGGTGGGGGTGGTCGGAAGGTTCAGTCCGGAAAAAGGTCAGACGTATTTTTTACGGGCCCTGGCGTCGGTCCGTGAGCGTTTTCCACACCTGATTGGAATTCTGGTTGGTGATGGACAGGACCGACAAGCTCTTGAGGCGGAGGTTGCTTCCCTCGGGCTGTCTGGAGCCATTCATTTTGCTGGGCACGTCACGGATGTGGCGGAGTACTACCGTGCCATGGATCTGGTGGTCATGCCTTCTCTGAGCGAGGGCATGCCTAACGTGGCCCTTGAGGCCATGCTTTTCGGAAAAGCACTGGTGGCAACGCGCGTGGGGGGTATTCCCGAAGTCGTCTTGGACGGGATTACAGGTCTTATTGTTGAGCCAAAGAATCCCTATCAGCTGGCTTTGGCCATGTGTTCACTCTTCGAAAACCGCGCTCTCCTTGAATCGCATGGCAGAGCCGGGCGCCAGCGTGTGTTGGTTGAGTTCAGCCCCGCCCTGCGCACCCGGAGGATTCTCGACCTGTACCAAGAGGTGCTCGCGGTTCGCTCTGCAATGTGA